The Magnolia sinica isolate HGM2019 chromosome 10, MsV1, whole genome shotgun sequence genome includes a window with the following:
- the LOC131217549 gene encoding uncharacterized protein LOC131217549 codes for MDPLKYLFEKPAQTGRIAKWQLLLSEFDITYVTQKAIKGQALADHLAAHSLPDYQPVKTFFSDEDILLIKEEEEMKAGVWTLFFDGAENSKGSGVCVILYFPEDVPIPISRRLAFQCTNNVAEYEACIAGLREAIILNVKKLQVFSDSQLIINQIKGDWKTNDEKLIPYHMYLENLIKEFDEITFSYMP; via the coding sequence ATGGACCCGTTGAAGTACTTGTTTGAAAAACCAGCACAAACGGGCAGGATAGCAAAATGGCAGCTACTGCTTTCAGAATTTGACATCACATATGTCACTCAGaaggcaatcaaggggcaagcactggccGATCACTTAGCAGCACACTCCCTGCCCGATTATCAACCAGTGAAGACCTTCTTCTCTGACGAGGACATTCTCctgattaaagaagaagaagaaatgaaggcaGGAGtgtggacactcttcttcgacgGAGCGGAAAACTCAAAAGGGAGTGGAGTATGTGTCATACTCTACTTTCCCGAGGACGTCCCAATTCCCATATCTAGAAGGCTGGCATTCCAATGCACTAACAACGTAGCAGAGTATGAGGCATGCATCGCCGGTCtaagagaagccatcatcctcaacgTGAAGAAGTTACAAGTCTTCAGTGattcacaactcatcatcaatcaaataaaGGGTGATTGGAAGACTAATGATGAAAAGTTGATCCCTTATCACATGTATCTGGAGAATTTAAtcaaagaattcgatgagatcacattctcttacatgccctGA
- the LOC131217550 gene encoding uncharacterized protein LOC131217550, which translates to MLEISKGVAKWELTIKLQEEPAFCVQINEPEPPSNNQSWIPQAFVTDNGMPFVNKKMGNFLNKFKIQRHRSSPYHPQMNGGVEAANKTIIHILERMVKTYRDWSEMLPYTHWAYRTSVWSVTGATPYELVYGMEAVLPVEIEIPSLRILLESEVEEGKWQQARYDQLHLADEKRLRPLSHSQCYQRRIARAYNKRV; encoded by the exons ATGTTGGAGATCTCAAAAGGAGTGGCTAAATGGGAACTCACCATCAAGCTCCAAGAAGAACCTGCATTCTGCGTACAGATTAACGAACCTGAACCTCCCTCAAATAATCAGTCAtg GATCCCTCAGGCCTTCGTCACAGACAATGGAATGCCGTTCGTCAATAAAAAGATGGGCAATTTCCTTAATAAGTTCAAGATTCAACGCCATCGGTCAAGTCCCTACCATCCTCAAATGAACGGTGGGGTCGAAGCCGCAAATAAGACTATCATCCACATACTGGAGAGGATGGTGAAGACATATCGTGATTGGTCAGAAATGCTTCCCTACACACATTGGGCCTATCGAACGTCTGTATGGTCTGTTACAGGCGCAACTCCATATGAGCTCGTATATGGAATGGAAGCAGTGCTGCCAGTCGAAATTGAAATCCCATCACTACGGATACTGCTGGAAAGTGAAGTCGAAGAAGGCAAATGGCAACAAGCAAGGTATGATCAGCTGCATCTGGCAGATGAAAAGCGCTTACGACCGCTAAGCCACTCCCAAtgttatcaaagaaggatcgctcgagcctacaacaagagggtctGA